A single window of Deinococcus depolymerans DNA harbors:
- a CDS encoding RNA polymerase sigma factor — translation MTTVMARLSPLSLRSTPSAEEEPLPAPPSDAALAARLVRRDEAALAEAYDTHAGAVFGLLSRLLDHATAQEVLQDVFLRLWERPAAFDPARAGLRAYLLVMARSRALDRLRAARTTVPLHTGDGVDLPLPDGRPGPAQLSEDGARRDRLRAALAGLSDTHRETVERAYLRGQSREEIAQAMGVPVGTVKSRLSYALKHLKIHLGQEGGAWLD, via the coding sequence ATGACCACGGTCATGGCCCGCCTCTCTCCCCTCTCCCTGCGTTCCACCCCGTCTGCGGAGGAGGAGCCGCTGCCCGCGCCGCCGTCCGACGCGGCGCTGGCGGCGCGCCTGGTCCGGCGGGACGAGGCGGCCCTGGCCGAGGCGTACGACACCCACGCGGGCGCCGTCTTCGGACTGCTGTCGCGGCTGCTGGATCACGCGACCGCGCAGGAGGTCCTTCAGGACGTGTTCCTGCGGCTCTGGGAGCGTCCGGCGGCCTTCGATCCGGCGCGGGCCGGACTGCGCGCGTACCTTCTGGTCATGGCGCGCTCGCGGGCGCTGGACCGGCTGCGAGCGGCCCGGACGACCGTGCCGCTGCACACCGGGGACGGCGTGGACCTGCCCCTGCCGGACGGGCGGCCCGGCCCGGCGCAACTCAGCGAGGACGGCGCGCGCCGCGACCGCCTGCGCGCGGCCCTGGCGGGCCTGTCGGACACGCACCGGGAGACGGTGGAGCGCGCCTACCTGCGCGGGCAGTCCCGCGAGGAGATCGCGCAGGCGATGGGCGTGCCGGTCGGAACCGTCAAGAGCCGCCTGAGCTACGCCCTGAAGCACCTGAAAATTCACCTGGGACAGGAGGGCGGCGCATGGCTGGACTGA
- a CDS encoding thioredoxin family protein — MNRIVTLLSAALFATLTAPAAAAAKATPATTRYQPYTRAAFDAARGTQRVLFFAASWCPNCRAADADIAGNLARVPAGVTIFKTDYDREGALKKQYGITYQHTFVLVDRDGKALKKWAGGKLDQILANTRK, encoded by the coding sequence ATGAACCGTATTGTTACCCTGCTCAGCGCCGCCCTGTTCGCCACCCTGACCGCTCCTGCCGCCGCTGCCGCCAAGGCGACCCCGGCAACGACCCGGTACCAGCCTTACACCAGGGCCGCCTTCGACGCCGCCCGGGGAACGCAGCGCGTGCTGTTCTTCGCGGCCTCGTGGTGCCCGAACTGCCGCGCCGCCGACGCGGACATCGCGGGGAACCTCGCGCGTGTGCCGGCCGGCGTGACCATCTTCAAGACCGACTACGACAGGGAAGGCGCCCTGAAGAAGCAGTACGGCATCACGTACCAGCACACCTTCGTCCTGGTCGACAGGGACGGCAAGGCCCTGAAGAAGTGGGCCGGCGGCAAACTCGACCAGATTCTCGCGAACACCCGGAAGTGA
- a CDS encoding cytochrome c biogenesis CcdA family protein, with protein sequence MLLLLVAFLGGVLTVLSPCVLPVLPVLLSGTVGGRGRPLGIIAGFIGSFVLLTLFLASVVSALNLSPDLIRWVAIALLLGFGLTLAVPALQHRFELAMSRSLPQRRPGDRDGFLGGVLVGVTLGVVWTPCVGPILASVTTLALSGQVTGFAFAATLAYALGVAVPMLGVMLGGRRLLHRPALLGRLGQLQQVFGAVLVVFAIGMVFGVDRQVQTLLVERLPALQQLTFLEESDAVQRQLQRQLP encoded by the coding sequence GTGCTGCTGCTGCTCGTGGCCTTCCTGGGGGGCGTCCTGACGGTCCTGTCGCCCTGCGTCCTGCCGGTCCTGCCGGTCCTGCTGTCGGGCACGGTCGGTGGGCGCGGGCGGCCGCTGGGGATCATCGCCGGGTTCATCGGGTCGTTCGTGCTGCTCACGCTGTTCCTGGCGAGCGTGGTCAGTGCCCTGAACCTCAGCCCCGACCTGATCCGCTGGGTGGCCATCGCGCTGTTGCTGGGCTTCGGCCTGACCCTGGCCGTCCCGGCGCTGCAGCACCGCTTCGAGCTGGCCATGAGCCGCTCGCTGCCGCAGCGCCGCCCCGGCGACCGTGACGGCTTCCTGGGTGGCGTGCTGGTCGGCGTGACCCTGGGGGTCGTCTGGACGCCCTGCGTCGGCCCGATCCTGGCGAGCGTGACCACCCTGGCCCTGAGCGGTCAGGTGACGGGCTTCGCCTTCGCCGCGACCCTGGCCTACGCGCTGGGAGTGGCCGTGCCCATGCTGGGCGTCATGCTGGGTGGCCGCCGGCTGCTGCACCGCCCGGCGCTGCTGGGCCGCCTGGGGCAGCTGCAACAGGTGTTCGGCGCGGTGCTCGTGGTGTTTGCCATCGGCATGGTGTTCGGCGTGGACCGTCAGGTACAGACCCTGCTCGTCGAGCGTCTGCCGGCCCTGCAGCAACTGACCTTCCTTGAAGAATCGGACGCCGTGCAGCGGCAGTTGCAACGCCAGCTTCCCTGA